A part of Macrobrachium rosenbergii isolate ZJJX-2024 chromosome 33, ASM4041242v1, whole genome shotgun sequence genomic DNA contains:
- the LOC136855952 gene encoding membralin isoform X1, which produces MSSSQHTNASELAESSSTGEEERRSSAFAQSSSPSSDLNVTSKESSSTSSSNSPTDLLSWQKHEPSSSSTRLGYGHTPAESSPKDHSLPAPLRDDSPTGAESSSGRRPASSESIPQAADRQSASSTQQSTEQPRGSEDPPHTEQQPPPGQPPPAQDNGDAGSNGQNRNNTQNRQNNNNGGLANVRERLFQALFFRLAVAYARAFPQPLRRVFEFLILIKALTTLFLLIYIHLAFTRAPITCLDHIRDDWPREGILRVEVIRNPSDDYSVEQSYEKEERLQQRQLEFLGTLGSDIDIVLFTRLFGGGEPVITDGEGAVMEAGVGGDDVSPDTIPDEEGGATETLAESPHVTGQMEEDKNPAAGEAAQKMQTPSDLPIIENIPDPEESSEKDVMSELSSIVNATHGMPDANYTDNLSTTMPHDDSPLPKKEPLEMLAKAVWPEDEYIVEYSLEYGFLRLSPATRQRLNIPVMIVLLDPTKDACFGDALSRFILDEFLGYDDILMGSIKSLAEKEENKGYLRNVVTGEHYRFVSMWMGGSNYLAAAFVMVVFTLSVSMLLRYSHHQIFLFIVDLLQMLELNVAITFPAAPMLTVILALVGMEAIMSEFFNDTSTAFYIIVLVWVCDQYEAICCHTPITRRHWLRFFYLYHFAFYAYHYRFNGQYSWLALMTSWLFILHSMLYFFHHYELPAILQQAQIQQLGRVHTVNIVLRNVPNNNNANNQNANNASNAAGNDNAGERNGNPGSAGAGNERLARNNPVVNLVFRNISGAMANNRNGNTSLNFVFRNVRSIVQNLQPANATTSVATRMTTTAPTFTTASTNTTISTIGATSDIGSGCVNGTSAAADPTAPSTSKNETSSSFAPSPDVSSKMKETPSGPQASKTVGGEGGDSQLYGAVPVNTFASDGSHRQQVADKWMASPTASDKGEASGSGLQGLNLPREDLIGALPLDDKDPLHLKNIGATALPPSLDSESTARSSPPAQELRHRATSKRSEYQQPDDGDCSG; this is translated from the exons ATGTCCAGTTCTCAGCACACCAATGCCTCAGAACTGGCAGAGTCCTCTTCGACCGGCGAGGAAGAGAGACGGTCTTCAGCCTTTGCCCAAAGTTCGTCTCCGTCTTCAGATCTGAATGTTACTTCCAAAGAATCTTCAAGTACCTCCAGTTCCAATTCCCCGACTGACCTGCTGTCCTGGCAGAAACATGAGCCCTCGTCCTCAAGTACAAGGCTGGGGTACGGTCACACTCCAGCAGAAAGTAGTCCGAAGGACCACTCGCTGCCGGCGCCTCTGAGAGACGACTCGCCCACCGGTGCGGAGAGCTCCTCCGGTCGTCGCCCCGCGTCCTCAGAAAGCATTCCTCAGGCCGCGGATCGTCAGTCTGCGTCATCTACCCAGCAGTCGACGGAGCAGCCTCGCGGCAGCGAGGATCCACCTCACACGGAACAGCAGCCTCCCCCGGGGCAGCCTCCTCCTGCGCAGGACAATGGCGACGCGGGCAGCAATGGCCAGAACAGAAACAACACCCAGAACAGGCAGAATAACAATAACGGCGGACTCGCCAACGTCAGGGAAAGGTTGTTCCAGGCGCTTTTCTTCAGGCTGGCCGTTGCGTACGCCCGAGCGTTCCCGCAGCCTCTGAGGAGAGTGTTTGAGTTCCTCATTTTGATTAAA GCCCTCACAACATTATTCCTGCTGATATACATACACCTCGCTTTCACTCGCGCTCCCATAACGTGTCTCGACCACATCAGGGATGATTGGCCCAGAGAAGGCATCCTTCGCGTGGAGGTCATTAGGAATCCTA GCGACGACTACAGCGTAGAACAGAGCTACGAGAAAGAAGAACGCTTacaacagaggcagctggaattCCTTGGTACTCTGGGCTCCGACATCGATAT TGTGTTATTTACTAGGCTGTTCGGTGGGGGCGAGCCGGTGATCACGGATGGAGAGGGTGCTGTTATGGAGGCTGGCGTCGGGGGAGATGACGTCAGCCCGGATACCATTCCGGATGAAGAAGGTGGGGCAACGGAGACCCTTGCTGAATCGCCTCACGTCACTGGCCAG ATGGAAGAAGACAAGAATCCGGCAGCCGGAGAGGCAGCACAGAAAATGCAGACTCCTTCAGACTTGCCCATCATTGAAAACATTCCAG ATCCAGAAGAGTCCTCTGAGAAGGATGTGATGAGCGAACTCTCGAGCATTGTAAACGCCACTCACGGCATGCCAGACGCCAATTATACGGATAACCTGTCGACCACAATGCCCCACGACGACAGTCCCCTCCCTAAGAAGGAGCCTTTGGAAATGTTAGCCAAAGCGG TCTGGCCAGAAGACGAGTACATCGTTGAATATTCCCTGGAATACGGCTTCCTGAGACTTTCCCCTGCCACTCGTCAGCGGCTAAACATTCCCGTCATGATAGTCCTCTTAGATCCTACTAAGGACGCCTGCTTCGGCGATGCGCTGTCTCGCTTCATTCTCGATGAGTTCCTGGGTTACGACGACATCCTCATGGGATCTATCAAGAGTCTGgcagagaaggaggagaataagggGTATTTGAG GAATGTCGTCACCGGAGAACACTACCGCTTCGTGAGCATGTGGATGGGCGGGAGCAACTACCTGGCCGCTGCGTTCGTCATGGTGGTTTTCACTCTGAGCGTTTCCATGTTGCTGAGATACTCCCATCACCAGATATTCTTGTTTATCGTGGACCTGTTGCAGATGTTGGAGCTGAACGTTGCCATTACGTTCCCAGCTGCCCCAATGTTGACTGTTATTTTGGCTCTTGTTG GTATGGAAGCAATAATGTCGGAATTCTTCAATGACACTTCGACTGCCTTCTACATCATCGTCCTCGTGTGGGTTTGCGACCAGTACGAGGCGATATGCTGCCACACTCCCATTACCCGTCGTCACTGGCTGAGATTCTTCTACCTGTATCATTTTGCCTTTTATGCTTACCATTATCGCTTCAATGGACAG TACTCTTGGCTGGCTCTAATGACATCCTGGCTCTTCATTCTG CATTCCATGCTCTACTTCTTCCACCATTACGAACTCCCTGCAATACTCCAACAAGCCCAGATCCAGCAGCTGGGGCGCGTTCACACCGTCAACATCGTCTTGCGAAACGTCCCCAACAACAACAACGCGAACAATCAGAACGCCAACAACGCCTCGAATGCGGCCGGAAACGACAACGCCGGAGAGCGGAACGGAAACCCCGGTTCCGCGGGCGCCGGGAACGAAAGGCTGGCCAGGAACAACCCTGTCGTCAACCTGGTCTTCCGGAACATCTCCGGCGCCATGGCCAACAACAGGAACGGAAACACCTCGCTCAACTTCGTCTTCAGGAACGTGAGGAGCATCGTCCAGAACCTGCAGCCGGCCAATGCCACAACCAGCGTGGCAACGAGGATGACCACCACGGCACCTACGTTCACCACGGCGTCCACAAACACGACGATCTCTACGATAGGTGCCACTTCGGACATCGGATCCGGCTGCGTTAATGGGACCTCAGCTGCTGCTGATCCAACGGCACCGAGTACTTCTAAGAATGAAACGTCTTCTTCATTCGCCCCCAGTCCAGATGTCTCCTCGAAGATGAAGGAGACCCCTAGTGGCCCCCAGGCTTCGAAGACCGTAGGTGGTGAGGGCGGTGACAGCCAGCTGTACGGGGCTGTCCCAGTCAATACGTTCGCCAGCGACGGCAGCCATCGCCAGCAAGTGGCCGATAAGTGGATGGCGTCTCCCACTGCATCGGATAAGGGGGAAGCGAGCGGTAGCGGCCTTCAGGGATTAAATCTGCCGAGAGAGGATTTAATTGGGGCCCTACCTTTAGACGACAAGGATCCCTTGCACCTTAAAAATATAGGAGCAACTGCATTACCTCCTTCCCTAGACTCGGAGAGCACGGCAAGATCGAGCCCACCAGCGCAAGAGCTGAGGCACAGAGCAACGTCAAAGAGAAGCGAATATCAGCAGCCTGACGACGGCGACTGTAGCGGATAG
- the LOC136855952 gene encoding membralin isoform X2: MSSSQHTNASELAESSSTGEEERRSSAFAQSSSPSSDLNVTSKESSSTSSSNSPTDLLSWQKHEPSSSSTRLGYGHTPAESSPKDHSLPAPLRDDSPTGAESSSGRRPASSESIPQAADRQSASSTQQSTEQPRGSEDPPHTEQQPPPGQPPPAQDNGDAGSNGQNRNNTQNRQNNNNGGLANVRERLFQALFFRLAVAYARAFPQPLRRVFEFLILIKALTTLFLLIYIHLAFTRAPITCLDHIRDDWPREGILRVEVIRNPSDDYSVEQSYEKEERLQQRQLEFLGTLGSDIDMLFGGGEPVITDGEGAVMEAGVGGDDVSPDTIPDEEGGATETLAESPHVTGQMEEDKNPAAGEAAQKMQTPSDLPIIENIPDPEESSEKDVMSELSSIVNATHGMPDANYTDNLSTTMPHDDSPLPKKEPLEMLAKAVWPEDEYIVEYSLEYGFLRLSPATRQRLNIPVMIVLLDPTKDACFGDALSRFILDEFLGYDDILMGSIKSLAEKEENKGYLRNVVTGEHYRFVSMWMGGSNYLAAAFVMVVFTLSVSMLLRYSHHQIFLFIVDLLQMLELNVAITFPAAPMLTVILALVGMEAIMSEFFNDTSTAFYIIVLVWVCDQYEAICCHTPITRRHWLRFFYLYHFAFYAYHYRFNGQYSWLALMTSWLFILHSMLYFFHHYELPAILQQAQIQQLGRVHTVNIVLRNVPNNNNANNQNANNASNAAGNDNAGERNGNPGSAGAGNERLARNNPVVNLVFRNISGAMANNRNGNTSLNFVFRNVRSIVQNLQPANATTSVATRMTTTAPTFTTASTNTTISTIGATSDIGSGCVNGTSAAADPTAPSTSKNETSSSFAPSPDVSSKMKETPSGPQASKTVGGEGGDSQLYGAVPVNTFASDGSHRQQVADKWMASPTASDKGEASGSGLQGLNLPREDLIGALPLDDKDPLHLKNIGATALPPSLDSESTARSSPPAQELRHRATSKRSEYQQPDDGDCSG, from the exons ATGTCCAGTTCTCAGCACACCAATGCCTCAGAACTGGCAGAGTCCTCTTCGACCGGCGAGGAAGAGAGACGGTCTTCAGCCTTTGCCCAAAGTTCGTCTCCGTCTTCAGATCTGAATGTTACTTCCAAAGAATCTTCAAGTACCTCCAGTTCCAATTCCCCGACTGACCTGCTGTCCTGGCAGAAACATGAGCCCTCGTCCTCAAGTACAAGGCTGGGGTACGGTCACACTCCAGCAGAAAGTAGTCCGAAGGACCACTCGCTGCCGGCGCCTCTGAGAGACGACTCGCCCACCGGTGCGGAGAGCTCCTCCGGTCGTCGCCCCGCGTCCTCAGAAAGCATTCCTCAGGCCGCGGATCGTCAGTCTGCGTCATCTACCCAGCAGTCGACGGAGCAGCCTCGCGGCAGCGAGGATCCACCTCACACGGAACAGCAGCCTCCCCCGGGGCAGCCTCCTCCTGCGCAGGACAATGGCGACGCGGGCAGCAATGGCCAGAACAGAAACAACACCCAGAACAGGCAGAATAACAATAACGGCGGACTCGCCAACGTCAGGGAAAGGTTGTTCCAGGCGCTTTTCTTCAGGCTGGCCGTTGCGTACGCCCGAGCGTTCCCGCAGCCTCTGAGGAGAGTGTTTGAGTTCCTCATTTTGATTAAA GCCCTCACAACATTATTCCTGCTGATATACATACACCTCGCTTTCACTCGCGCTCCCATAACGTGTCTCGACCACATCAGGGATGATTGGCCCAGAGAAGGCATCCTTCGCGTGGAGGTCATTAGGAATCCTA GCGACGACTACAGCGTAGAACAGAGCTACGAGAAAGAAGAACGCTTacaacagaggcagctggaattCCTTGGTACTCTGGGCTCCGACATCGATAT GCTGTTCGGTGGGGGCGAGCCGGTGATCACGGATGGAGAGGGTGCTGTTATGGAGGCTGGCGTCGGGGGAGATGACGTCAGCCCGGATACCATTCCGGATGAAGAAGGTGGGGCAACGGAGACCCTTGCTGAATCGCCTCACGTCACTGGCCAG ATGGAAGAAGACAAGAATCCGGCAGCCGGAGAGGCAGCACAGAAAATGCAGACTCCTTCAGACTTGCCCATCATTGAAAACATTCCAG ATCCAGAAGAGTCCTCTGAGAAGGATGTGATGAGCGAACTCTCGAGCATTGTAAACGCCACTCACGGCATGCCAGACGCCAATTATACGGATAACCTGTCGACCACAATGCCCCACGACGACAGTCCCCTCCCTAAGAAGGAGCCTTTGGAAATGTTAGCCAAAGCGG TCTGGCCAGAAGACGAGTACATCGTTGAATATTCCCTGGAATACGGCTTCCTGAGACTTTCCCCTGCCACTCGTCAGCGGCTAAACATTCCCGTCATGATAGTCCTCTTAGATCCTACTAAGGACGCCTGCTTCGGCGATGCGCTGTCTCGCTTCATTCTCGATGAGTTCCTGGGTTACGACGACATCCTCATGGGATCTATCAAGAGTCTGgcagagaaggaggagaataagggGTATTTGAG GAATGTCGTCACCGGAGAACACTACCGCTTCGTGAGCATGTGGATGGGCGGGAGCAACTACCTGGCCGCTGCGTTCGTCATGGTGGTTTTCACTCTGAGCGTTTCCATGTTGCTGAGATACTCCCATCACCAGATATTCTTGTTTATCGTGGACCTGTTGCAGATGTTGGAGCTGAACGTTGCCATTACGTTCCCAGCTGCCCCAATGTTGACTGTTATTTTGGCTCTTGTTG GTATGGAAGCAATAATGTCGGAATTCTTCAATGACACTTCGACTGCCTTCTACATCATCGTCCTCGTGTGGGTTTGCGACCAGTACGAGGCGATATGCTGCCACACTCCCATTACCCGTCGTCACTGGCTGAGATTCTTCTACCTGTATCATTTTGCCTTTTATGCTTACCATTATCGCTTCAATGGACAG TACTCTTGGCTGGCTCTAATGACATCCTGGCTCTTCATTCTG CATTCCATGCTCTACTTCTTCCACCATTACGAACTCCCTGCAATACTCCAACAAGCCCAGATCCAGCAGCTGGGGCGCGTTCACACCGTCAACATCGTCTTGCGAAACGTCCCCAACAACAACAACGCGAACAATCAGAACGCCAACAACGCCTCGAATGCGGCCGGAAACGACAACGCCGGAGAGCGGAACGGAAACCCCGGTTCCGCGGGCGCCGGGAACGAAAGGCTGGCCAGGAACAACCCTGTCGTCAACCTGGTCTTCCGGAACATCTCCGGCGCCATGGCCAACAACAGGAACGGAAACACCTCGCTCAACTTCGTCTTCAGGAACGTGAGGAGCATCGTCCAGAACCTGCAGCCGGCCAATGCCACAACCAGCGTGGCAACGAGGATGACCACCACGGCACCTACGTTCACCACGGCGTCCACAAACACGACGATCTCTACGATAGGTGCCACTTCGGACATCGGATCCGGCTGCGTTAATGGGACCTCAGCTGCTGCTGATCCAACGGCACCGAGTACTTCTAAGAATGAAACGTCTTCTTCATTCGCCCCCAGTCCAGATGTCTCCTCGAAGATGAAGGAGACCCCTAGTGGCCCCCAGGCTTCGAAGACCGTAGGTGGTGAGGGCGGTGACAGCCAGCTGTACGGGGCTGTCCCAGTCAATACGTTCGCCAGCGACGGCAGCCATCGCCAGCAAGTGGCCGATAAGTGGATGGCGTCTCCCACTGCATCGGATAAGGGGGAAGCGAGCGGTAGCGGCCTTCAGGGATTAAATCTGCCGAGAGAGGATTTAATTGGGGCCCTACCTTTAGACGACAAGGATCCCTTGCACCTTAAAAATATAGGAGCAACTGCATTACCTCCTTCCCTAGACTCGGAGAGCACGGCAAGATCGAGCCCACCAGCGCAAGAGCTGAGGCACAGAGCAACGTCAAAGAGAAGCGAATATCAGCAGCCTGACGACGGCGACTGTAGCGGATAG